One part of the Streptomyces ferrugineus genome encodes these proteins:
- a CDS encoding Lrp/AsnC family transcriptional regulator, with the protein MDAIDEAIIRYVLHNARATYAQIGKAAGLSAPAAKRRLDRLVATGAIRGFTALVDPQALAWHTEAFVEVYCTGNPTPAELRQALEDIPEVVEACTVSGAADAVVHMLARDIPHLEQAIQRVRATAPVERTESAIVLSRLFNRPRV; encoded by the coding sequence ATGGACGCCATCGATGAAGCGATCATCCGCTACGTGCTGCACAACGCACGTGCCACGTACGCCCAGATCGGCAAGGCGGCCGGGCTGTCCGCGCCCGCCGCCAAGCGGCGTCTCGACCGTCTGGTGGCCACCGGCGCGATCCGCGGTTTCACCGCTCTCGTCGATCCTCAGGCGCTGGCCTGGCATACCGAGGCTTTCGTCGAGGTCTACTGCACCGGCAATCCCACCCCCGCCGAACTGCGCCAGGCCCTGGAGGACATCCCCGAGGTCGTCGAAGCCTGTACCGTCTCCGGCGCCGCCGACGCGGTCGTCCACATGCTCGCCAGAGACATCCCCCACCTGGAACAGGCCATCCAACGCGTGCGCGCCACCGCTCCTGTCGAACGGACCGAGAGCGCCATCGTGCTCTCCCGGCTGTTCAACCGGCCTCGCGTGTGA
- a CDS encoding ketopantoate reductase family protein → MTANDGLTVAVLGPGGIGGLLAALLSRSDHRVICLAGDETAKTLRTTGIHVRSGMFGDFRADVEADTELREPVDACLIAVKATTLDAALTRVPPTALGDALVVPFLNGVEHPAALRTRYRPDRVAPAAIRAESTRVAPGEIEHPSPFAEIDLTGDPVPDDRLDALATTLTEAGPTTRVLADETATLWAKMAFLAPFALLTTRHALPLGDVRTHHREELTSLVEETAAVSRSCGGPADPAQALARYDAFPPTTRSSMQRDAESGRPLELDAIGGALLRAAERHGVPVPVTTRVVDELRAAGH, encoded by the coding sequence ATGACGGCGAACGACGGACTCACCGTGGCGGTACTCGGCCCGGGCGGCATAGGCGGCCTGCTCGCCGCACTCCTGTCCCGGTCCGACCACCGCGTCATCTGCCTGGCCGGCGACGAGACGGCGAAGACCCTGCGTACGACCGGCATCCACGTCCGCAGCGGCATGTTCGGCGACTTCAGGGCCGACGTCGAGGCGGACACCGAGCTCCGCGAACCGGTGGACGCCTGCCTGATCGCGGTCAAGGCCACCACCCTCGACGCGGCCCTGACCCGCGTCCCGCCCACGGCTCTGGGCGACGCCCTGGTCGTACCGTTCCTGAACGGCGTGGAACACCCCGCCGCCCTCCGCACCCGGTACCGCCCGGACCGCGTGGCCCCCGCCGCGATCCGCGCCGAGTCGACCCGTGTCGCCCCGGGCGAGATCGAGCACCCGAGCCCCTTCGCCGAGATCGACCTCACCGGCGACCCGGTCCCCGACGACCGCCTGGACGCCCTCGCGACCACCCTCACCGAGGCCGGCCCCACGACTCGCGTCCTCGCGGACGAAACGGCGACCCTCTGGGCCAAGATGGCCTTCCTGGCCCCCTTCGCCCTGCTCACCACCCGCCACGCCCTCCCCCTCGGCGACGTACGCACCCACCACCGCGAGGAGTTGACGTCCCTCGTCGAGGAGACAGCAGCCGTCAGCCGCTCCTGCGGCGGCCCCGCCGACCCGGCCCAGGCCCTCGCCCGCTACGACGCCTTCCCACCCACCACGAGGTCGTCCATGCAGCGCGACGCCGAGTCGGGCCGCCCCCTCGAACTGGACGCCATCGGCGGCGCGTTGCTGCGCGCGGCGGAGCGGCACGGGGTGCCGGTGCCGGTGACGACCCGTGTGGTGGACGAGTTGCGGGCCGCGGGCCACTGA
- a CDS encoding DUF2277 domain-containing protein yields MCRSIKTLRPPALPEEATQEEIRAAALQYVRKVSGFRAPAAHNREVFDQAVDAVAEATARLLGGLEVRGAPTPARRAAG; encoded by the coding sequence ATGTGCCGCAGCATCAAGACACTCCGCCCGCCCGCGTTGCCCGAGGAGGCCACGCAGGAGGAGATCCGGGCCGCAGCCCTCCAGTACGTGCGCAAGGTCTCGGGCTTCCGGGCCCCGGCCGCACACAACCGAGAGGTCTTCGACCAGGCCGTGGACGCCGTCGCCGAGGCCACGGCCCGGCTACTCGGCGGACTGGAGGTACGAGGGGCGCCGACGCCGGCGCGCAGGGCGGCCGGGTAG
- a CDS encoding DedA family protein yields MLDGIEDVGSLTAVPWIYVVVALSVLLDVFVPVLPSGVLVITAATAAAAGSGAATGQVPGEVPDLLALTLCAATASVLGDLVAYRLAWRGGARLDRAIARSRHLTSAQERLGAALARGGGALVVLARFAPAGRSVVSLSAGATHRSARDFLPWSALAGLAWAVYSVALGYFGAQWLGATWLATGVSVAALFAAGAGASYVVRRRPAGA; encoded by the coding sequence GTGCTCGACGGGATCGAGGACGTGGGTTCGCTGACGGCGGTCCCATGGATCTATGTGGTGGTCGCACTGTCGGTGCTGCTGGATGTGTTCGTACCGGTCCTGCCCAGCGGCGTCCTGGTGATCACGGCGGCCACGGCCGCGGCCGCGGGCTCGGGCGCCGCGACCGGACAGGTCCCCGGCGAGGTCCCCGACCTGCTGGCCCTGACGCTCTGCGCCGCGACCGCCTCCGTCCTGGGTGACCTGGTGGCCTACCGCCTCGCCTGGCGCGGCGGCGCCCGACTGGACCGCGCGATCGCCCGCTCCCGCCACCTGACCTCGGCGCAGGAACGTCTCGGCGCGGCGCTGGCCCGAGGCGGCGGCGCCCTGGTCGTCCTCGCCCGCTTCGCCCCCGCGGGCCGCTCAGTGGTCTCCCTGAGCGCCGGCGCCACCCACCGCAGCGCCCGCGACTTCCTCCCCTGGTCCGCCCTGGCCGGCCTCGCCTGGGCCGTCTACAGCGTGGCCCTCGGCTATTTCGGCGCCCAGTGGCTGGGAGCGACGTGGCTGGCGACCGGGGTGTCGGTGGCGGCGCTGTTCGCGGCGGGCGCGGGGGCCTCGTATGTGGTGCGACGGAGGCCTGCGGGGGCGTAG
- a CDS encoding DoxX family protein, with amino-acid sequence MTGRLNSAQPYAIGLFRIVVGLLFACHGANSLFGTFGGETPEAGAWPGWYAAVIELVGGSLVLLGLGTRVAAFVASGAMAYAYFKVHQPQALFPIENKGEGAAMYCWAMFLLIFTGSGAFGVDRLFAKRSGAQGTTAAEQQPVAA; translated from the coding sequence ATGACCGGACGCCTTAACAGCGCCCAGCCGTATGCCATCGGCCTGTTCCGCATCGTCGTCGGCCTGCTCTTCGCCTGCCACGGCGCCAACTCGCTCTTCGGCACCTTCGGAGGCGAGACCCCGGAAGCGGGCGCCTGGCCCGGCTGGTACGCCGCCGTGATCGAACTCGTCGGCGGCAGCCTTGTCCTGCTCGGCCTCGGCACCCGCGTCGCGGCGTTCGTCGCCTCCGGCGCGATGGCGTACGCGTACTTCAAGGTCCACCAGCCGCAGGCGCTGTTCCCCATCGAGAACAAAGGCGAAGGCGCCGCCATGTACTGCTGGGCCATGTTCCTGCTGATCTTCACCGGCTCCGGCGCGTTCGGCGTGGACCGGCTGTTCGCCAAGCGCTCCGGCGCGCAGGGCACGACGGCGGCCGAGCAGCAGCCGGTCGCGGCCTGA